The stretch of DNA GGCATTGCACTATACAGATTACCAACATAGCAGCCTTTGTTTTACCCCAGGCTTAAGAGGACATGTCCCACAGAGAGAAACGCAGCTTTTGAAATTCTGAAGGAATCGTAGACAAGTCTCTCACGAAAGTCATTGAAGCTGTTAAAGTCTCAAGTTCAACGTGTCTTTATGCCACGATTCCTCCATATGGCGATAACCCTCCTAAAATGGCATCAAACGAACTGTGTCCTCCGTTCTGATCTCATCTGCCCGTTGCAAGTCTTAAAAATGTCACCAGTCCTCTGGTAATTTGGTTTGAGAAAAAATAAGGAAAAGAAAGACACGCAATGCTTGTATTTGAAATACagttattgttttaaatattatatatttatatatgtacattcatataaaacaaatgaagtgaattcttaacattttcacagtttttcTCTGAATTGAACCAGGGGACTTGGAGGCATGGTCGATGGGAGTTAAATTAAACACTCAGCCACGATTTTCATTGCAGAGGTACATATACGTCAGGATTCATCGGAAGGTATGTGTTGCAGTTTTCAAGGTGGTCCTTGATCGTATCAAGTGGTGTGCATGTGATTGCTCTTGGATTTACTGACAAACTTCTTCTCCTTGACTCGCCGGTTTTGGAACCAGATGGTGACCTGGCGTTCCGAGAGGTTGGTGGCGGCCGAAATGCGCCTTCTCTTGTCTTTGGTGATGAATTTGCTGGCTGCATactctttctccagctccttcagctggaTCTTGGTGTAGGGAACACGCTTTTTCCGCCCTCGACGGTAACTGCTGACCTCGGGTTGCAGTGGCACaacgtctgcaggagaggaagcACATTAGCAGGGCcataatatatgaataaatattgGAGCGTTTGCCAAGCCTACGCACTGTTCAACCATCAATGCTGCAGCTGACGCGagcagtgcgtgtgtgtacgtgcgtgtggaACCTCAGATGTGCTGCACCTGACACGAGAACCACACGAATACCCGTAGTTTCACGGCGTAAACAACCAATCGTCACAAAGTTCCAGCCTGTAGACTTGAGCATTGTTCCCAATGGAGCATTCGACCCTTCTGACTGCATGTCACTCTACTGAAGTCTAAATGCACTATATGATCTGATGAATGAAATAATATTCTGTTTAATTGTGTGGTCCTACATCAATTCAGTTTGAAAACGATAAAAAACATCAATGCCTCATATTTGTCAAGTAACTGAGTTTTGAGAAATTTGTGAATAATATATGAAGTGTGTTTAATAACCTTTTACGTCACTAAGCTTTGGAAGTGAAGTATCCCATTTGTCCATGTAAGCAAACGTATGGGATTACACCCTGGCCTCAAGACTGAATGCAGAACAGGACCTCTAATAGTTGCAAGCTGTTGGACATTAAACTTCTTACCCTCGTGTTACTTTTACAGTCAGGGATTGTGAGCTTTTCTCTAAAGTTCAAGTGCATTTAAGATTATAGTATTTTATTAGCCCCAATGAAATTCAAGCTCCAGCTTCATGGTaacttattattataattatagtGTTCTAAGGACTTTAAGATAATgttcaatttatttttcattattttatagggaaaatagtttaatttgtgactgtgtgtgtgtgtgtgtgtgtgtgtgaaagagtgtgtgtgagtgtgtgtctgagggaaGCTAGGCATGAACAGCGCGTGCTTGTGTTTTGTACGGGTGCGCGCATTTGACGGCGTGCCCGTGCTTGCGTGGCTTGCGCATGTATATTTTCAATATAAGGGGGGCAAATGGCATGTGCGAACGTCAGCAGGGGTCTGAGAGCTTCCGCACCTGAACTTAAAATACCTGCAAATTTCACAAAGATAATAGAGCCACATGTTATAAGAAGCAGACTTGTAAACACTCCGTTTACTGCATACTGCTCGGGCCTGTCCATTATCAAATATCACACATAATATATAATGGAAGGGGAGCTAGAATTATAAACCGAACTGATCACGGGCTGTGAAAAGTTTGTGTAACAGGACAGAGATGTATATTAAATACACTTTTTAGAAATGTGAATTTTGACATATTGGGACGTGTAAACCTCGCGGGACGCTGAGATTTATTGACTTAACTTGAAACAGTAGCTTAGTCACTGAATTgtcacagagagaaaaacaataaagttCCTGTGCTTAAAACAGTGTCTGAACATTACTCATGACATATTGCGAAACTATTTTGACATGAATTTGAAGTTGTGCTAAGGCAAATTTCTCCACATAACTGTTTAAGGGTTACGCAACTCTGCTCAAGCTCAATAGGCTAGAACCTTTATATAAAATTCTAAAATAAAATTGACGGTGGTTACATGTCAAGTTGAACAATTTGTtctataatataaatatataggaCGTGTGATAACTGGTGTGGCGCTTGACAGATGTTTATTCAGCACATTGTGTTGTGTAATGTTTCTCTAGACTTCTCTAAAGGTTTTAAGCAAAATGAACTATATTTAAAAGCATCATAGACTAAGCAATAACATCTCAGCAAGTGAAGTTGTCTGACATCTAAATGGTGATTACACTGGTATTCAAAGGCTACAATCAAGTGGGATCTCATAAATTCCAATCTGGTGCATGCATCTTAATAAACGAGCAGAACTTGTTCGTACCTGGGAAAGGTGACTTCCAAAGATGTGTCGACTGCGTTTGCTCCTTAGAACAGTACACCTGCCCATCCCAGCCGTTGGAGAGTGCCCAGTGCTGGTAGCCCTCCATGGGGATCAGGGCGTCGTGTCGTGGTTCGGGATGGGCACTGATACTAGGCACCACTGAAACGTCGAGGTATCCAGGAACAGCCTGGTAGGAGCTGGCGAAGCTCGGGTAGAAGGCGAACTCCTTCGCCCGGGTAGACAGTTCTTCCGTGGGCAGGGCTGTGCTGGGCTCGGCGTATTTCTCTGCAGGGTGATACGAGCAGGGCTTTTGCTGCAAGTTGACGTTGTGCGAGTGAGACAATCTGCAACCGTAATATGGATTTCCAAACGGATAACCATAGCTCAACGATGCACTCGATGACGTTTGGGGAGCGGGACACTGTCGTCCGGTGTCTGGAGAAGAAATATCCGAGTAAACGGAGCCCTGGTGGGTCGCTATGGTTCCAGAATGTCGTCCCAGCGCGGGGTGCGACATCAGGTCCCTGCAGTGGGTCGCAGGGCAATTACTGCTCAGTCCCTCCATTGTTTGGCTTTTATTCTGGTTGTTTTCATTCGGGCTTTTTTCATAAACGTACATCAAGGTGTCCGCCCAGCGTGGATGCAGAACCAGCGAAGTCGTCATAGCAGGGGCTGCCGATGCTTTTTAAAAGTCGACTACTCCAAGACGGACACCTCATTTCCAACTACATTTTACACCACGCGCATGCGCACTCGAGACCCTAGTGTGTCCACTTCATTAAGAATTTGGCACGTGATACGGTAACAAGTCCTACGAGACAGTGCTTGTGAGTTGGGGCAGAGCAGCCCTTTAAAGATCCACTGCCTCGCGTGTCACATTTTTTTCTTGCAGAGCATCGAGTCATATCATTGGCTTAAATTACACAGAGCCGGACTCTTAAAGGGGAGTTTCAACACGTTCAGGACTGCTGCAAACGAAAACAACCTGTGAGGTTTGGCCGACACCGAGGGCTGTCAGAATTTCATAGCATATGATACATGTCACAACAAGTAGAtgcaaaaacataaataaaaatatttatttctaattaaaaGATTTATTCTGACATGTCAAACGGTTTCATTACTCAGTCGTGCGCAACCGACGAAGCGTGGTTTGAACTTGGTTTAGTTAGTAAAAGTGTAGACTTTAGCTAAGATACAGCTGATTAATaggaataataaatgcaataatCACAATTTAGGGTGGGGTTAAACATCTGTAGTTACTAAGTGATACCTACAGAACTATTTAACCTATTTATTCAAGTAGCATAACTCAATTTAATTATTCTAAACGGGCTGGATTTTGTGACTCATTTTACGCAGCTAGTCTTACATTCTTAGTTTAATCATCCTTTACAAAATAACATTCCTAATCCTTTAAAAAGGACAGTTTGGTgcctgcaggatgttgtggtgtgtgtgtgtgtgtgtgtgtgtgtgtgtatctgtgtgccgCAGAACTAAGAGCTAGTATTAGCAAAGTTGATTGAGGTGAATGAAAGTCGTTTTACCTCAGCGGTAACAACTACATGGCGAGATGAAAACCGTTTCAGGTAAGAACCCGTCGATTCGGGATAGGTTTCAGTGCATTTGACCACCTCGATCCAGTTTAACCTGCACGTGATGTGTTTAGTGTACGCAAACCCACTACGTTCTATTCTCGGTAATGCCCCAAAGCTTTTtcaaaaataattattacaCGGGTCAACGTGCcgtttgtgctgcagtgagcTTTTCGTCCACGCTGATGCGTCCAGGCGAGATTTTAGAAACTCGAACCGCTTTCGGCTGCACTGTTGGTAAAATGCAAACTAATTTAACGCAGACGTTATGGAAGAGTGGCTGGTCCATTTTATCCGGGACCTTGTGCTACTATATTATACGCATCTTATCAGTAAATTAAAAGGAGAGGACCCTGAACAGAGGTTCTTTTCAAAACCTAAAACAGAGAGCAGTTGTGAAAATTGTGTCCCGTCCTTCCATCGTTTTACTCTAACGTACTggattaatatttaaaaatcgACTgtattttttagtttaaaataatAGCGATGTGACAGGCTCACAACGCATCCATAAAGTAGGCTTTTTGTGATGCCTATCCCATGAGTCACCCATAAAGCGGGCGATAAGCTGCCCTACAAAGGGTGCCTAGTTTATCAACATTTTTGCACTGCTGCGTTGCTGTGGGAATAATCAGGCCACCAATGTGCATGTACTACGGAAGCTACTCCTGTCCTTCCCCGGACAGGGACTTACGTTCTTTTGTCTCACGGAAATTACAACTGAGATGGGCTCATCCAAACGGCAGCTGCACGGAAGTCCAAGGTCAAGGTAAAAAAACGCAGACAAACAGGGTCGTAATCAGAGTCTAGACAGACAAGAATGAACTTCACACTAGAGGATGCATGCAAACTGGCCGTTATTTAGAGCCCCTACTCGAAAATATGTGCCGTGTGTGAAGAGGGTGAGAAAACGTCAaataaaaatagacaaaaaaaaacatcaaggcTCTAATTTTGCGCCACAAGAAAGGAATCTTTTCCTAACCTGCGTTTTTCCCCACAA from Betta splendens chromosome 7, fBetSpl5.4, whole genome shotgun sequence encodes:
- the hoxc13a gene encoding homeobox protein Hox-C13a, translated to MTTSLVLHPRWADTLMYVYEKSPNENNQNKSQTMEGLSSNCPATHCRDLMSHPALGRHSGTIATHQGSVYSDISSPDTGRQCPAPQTSSSASLSYGYPFGNPYYGCRLSHSHNVNLQQKPCSYHPAEKYAEPSTALPTEELSTRAKEFAFYPSFASSYQAVPGYLDVSVVPSISAHPEPRHDALIPMEGYQHWALSNGWDGQVYCSKEQTQSTHLWKSPFPDVVPLQPEVSSYRRGRKKRVPYTKIQLKELEKEYAASKFITKDKRRRISAATNLSERQVTIWFQNRRVKEKKFVSKSKSNHMHTT